gaattttcaaattttgttaaagggtattttcgtcctttcacggggctggATATAGTAATTCACTTTTTTTATTGTGTAATTTCATGTCCAGGCTAGCCTTGAGTCTCTAGCATCCTAATCACTCAATAAGGTTTGAAATCTTTGATCttctattaataaaaaaatacagttGAAATTTAACtttctaataaattttagacTTAAAATTGTACGTTTTTGTACGTAAAAGTCAAATTCGCTCTCCATCATAATCACATTGCTAAAAcctatttctatttttattaagaGAAAAATTGTGAAATAAATTTTCAAGGCCCCCTCATATGCTACTGTTGTTAACCAGCAGtgcttgaaaaaaaaaaaaaaagacaatgtGTGTTAGTGTTGTTGactttcaatttcattttaacAGATTGCATCCTTACTTGATATATATGATTACTATTAAATATATGATAATAATTATTCATGAGAATCCTTTTTCACAATtaagattttaataattattagattattttAGGACCCTCGAGTTCAAATATGCTATGGAACTATTTTGTATCGGAAACTCTTTTACATTAGTATGTTCGTGTTTTATTTCCATTACCATTTCTTAGctatattttcttttgttaaataatgTTTTCAGTTTccattttagttttagttttggtTTCCGCTCCCTTTTCATACAACATAGCTATGAAATATTAAGTTCCATTCAAACAAACTAAAGCAGATCATTTACACGATGGATTAAAATTGAAGCAGATGGAAATAAAAGCAAAGGAAAACAAACATTTCCATTTATATGTATATGGCAAACAATGTGTGTAGTGTAATGACAACTTTTCAAGTACAAATTTTCTCTTGACAATAAAATCAGGAGAGCACAAAACATTCTACAGCATTGAATTGCAACTATGAGAGGAATTTACAAGTAGAATAAGCTGAGAGGAAAGCAGTAACACCCTCCAATCTTCATTGCTTAATTTTCAAACACAAAATCCTAAGACCTCAAAAATATGCAGTGGGAACTGCAGACCGTAATCCAATAACGAACGCAAATGTCGCTCGCGTGTGATCATCAAGTACTGGCCGGATTAGAACATGTTTCCGCGGAAAAACCAAGGGAGTACAAAAGCAACAACTAGGCATGCCATGAGGAAGTTACACAAAGGTTGTCCCCTCCAACATCCATTGCTTCCATCTGGTGGGATACTTATACTGCTGCCTACATATCTCCTTTCATTCCACTCGTCCATAAATCTGTTATCTCCCATCCCTGTTGTTACCGTTATGTTCCTCGCCATCTCCCCGCATATTTCGCATATTCTGCATCACCAAATATAACACTATATCAGTGTGCTTTTATGAAACTTTTGTCCATTTTTAAAGCCATTCTGAAAAAGTTCATTGGAAGATTTTTTGCTTTCTAATCAACATAATGTGCAACAAGGTGAAAGGGAACAAAGTGATGAAATAGCCATTGAATTATGAATAAGAAACAAACAGAACTAAAATAAGGAGgagttttgtctcaaaaatCATGCTGGTGCTGCAAACATTTAAAAATTGCAGGCATGGCATGGCAGGATTTCATAAGTTCTGCATATATAGAAAACCTTTTCATATTCCAAAGTATCTATCacaagtgtaaaaataccttaGAAATCAAATAAGCAAACAAGTTTTAATAGGCTCTTAAGACTAATTTACTCAATAACAATGATCCAAGAACTTCAATTGCAATTAGagttgtaaatgagccgagccgttTGCGTCCAGCTGAATAAAAGTTCGACGGTGTTCGACTCAATTTATAAAAGCCGAGTTTGAGTACGGTGAGACTTGACTCGAGCTCTCAAGCAAGTTCGGTTATAATTTCATTAACAAGCTCGATTATAGTGTTATCAACACACTCGTGGTCAAGCAtattcggttaattttttttaataatagtgcTTCTATAAAGTGGGAAATGTAAACCAACTTATGAATATTAATTAACGAGTTGTTAGCGACCAAAGTTTATGAACAAAATTAACGAACCGCTCGTGAACAAGCTCGTAAGCAGCTCATGAATATAATGTTCAGCTCGAGcatgagcaagccaaagctcggctcagtTCGTTTACAACTCTAACTGTAGTAGCATAAACTGTATTTCAGTTCATGAACTGAAGACTTAAAAATCACCCTTTAGCATTTTCTATATCGAACCTGAAAACAAGCATTTAAATGGACATCTTTCAAGCATCACTGCAACTAATAAATCCATATTAGTAACCTAAAGCCATTATTTGAGCTGAAAACTGAAGAATTTACCCCAAACCAACTTTAAAACTCAATTAAGATGAATCAGATTATAAGCAccataaataaaataagaacaCAGCTACTAATTCAATCCAAACAATGGCAAAATGCAGAGTTCATATTAAAATACTGGTTTACCTGTTTCCTTTGAGCTTAAACCAGGCCTCTGCACAATAAGCATGTGAAATGCCTAGTTCATCTTTACAGCCGCAACCAAGTTGAATCAGTTCCATAGAAGAGTTAGTAGCTTTGGTTTCTGCTAACCCTTCTGAATTCAATTGACAAATCCTACATACCCTTTCTCCATCACAATCCTTAactcctccatttccacatctCACATCTATCACACATGTTTGCTTCTTCTTTTCACACACATTTTTCATCATCGGTTTATCCAATCTCAAAGTTCCCTCATGATTAGACTGATGATTCTCTTCTGAATCATTTACCAATATCTTTGTCTCAAACACACCTTTATCAACTGAATTTTGCTCAACTCTACTCAACGACTCCCCATTTTCTCTAGCACAAGTTTCCTGATCTGACAGTTCATCAATTTTAATACCTATATCCTTGTTTTTCTCTCTAACACCCCCAATTTCTCCAGAATTGATTACCTCAGAATCACTCAAATTCCCAGTAGTTTCTTCATCCATTGGATAACGAATTCGTTTCCCATCATTCCTGCTTTCCCCTCTATTCTCTTCTGAATTTAAAACAACTGGATTGCTCAACACAATCTCATAATTCTTCTTGTAAGAACCTTCATTGTTTCCTAGATCATCTCGACGAAAATTGACAACATCCATTATTGAATCTCCAACAAACAAATCATCCTAAGTACTCCATAAAACTGAATCAATTAAAAACAAGCCTAAAAACAGAAATTAATTGAGAAAGGACATTGCTTTATGAAAGAATAATGATAACCCAGATTAAAACTTACTCCAAACAAACAATAAAACCTCAATAATAGAGCAGTGAGTGGATATAGTGAGGAAGATAAGAACAGGTGGAGtgagaataaattaaaaaacagAAATGGGATCTGAATTTAAAAAGAGGGAATTATTGTGATTGATAATTTATTAATCATATGAGATAATAAAGAAAAGATGAGAAATAGACGCAAACACACACAAATATTGATAAATGGatctatcttcttcttcttcttcagttgAGATTGAGATATAGTTACTGTTTTTGTGGGAGAAATTTCACCTTGACATTACAAGTGTATTGCGTATGAATGAGATAAAGATAAAGTAAACGCTAACAACAAAATTTAGGGAGATTTTTTGTTTCAATCCCATTATTATAGCTCCAACCAATAACTAATTTCTTTTTAGGAAAAAGATTATATCTTGAATGGATAAAggacaaaatataaaaatatctgGATGTTGATGTCGTTTTATGAGTTTGTCTTCCTTGTAATATTTGACTTTGTTCATATTGAACCTAGAAATTCTTTACTTGTAGTTTGCCATTGTTGATACGTTTCCTTTCCTTGTTGATTATGAAGAAAGGAATAACACAATAATGTCTTTTTCTCATTTCAATTCTCGCATTAATTAGTAACATTTAATTGCATCTTATCAATGTATTAGTGTATAACGTAAGTTTTAAATAGAATGTTTGTGTTTCATACAACTCTAATTTATCTTTATTAAATCATAACATCTCTCAAACTAGTTTGTTGGAAAATTGGATGGATTGAGATGTTCGGAGGTTGGTAATTTTCACCCAATCGGTGACTAAATTAATTTGGTCAATTGCCATTAAATTTAGACTTCGTATGATTTTAATTTCCATCATCGGATTTTAATAAGTTGATCTAACAATGATTGACCAAGTGAAAACCACAAATTCATAAGCTAAACAATTAGAGCAGCTCTAGTGGAGCTAACTTCTTTGTTATTTAGCAAATTTCGTTGTGACGAATCACTATGACAGATGTTACTAATTATAGTTTGTTACTTCTTTTGGTTACAACAGTGATTATCCCCGTTAAATTTGTTAAATTGGAAACTGAGGCACACGGAGGAGGGATTGGTGAGACCAAAAAAATAATTTGTATGACAAGCGCTTTTGGCCCAGCTTTATCCCCaaggttacaaaaaaaaattcctttAAAGAGCATGGGTAGCTCTTTTAACTCCACTTGAAGTTTGACATGTGTAATTGCAACGCTCAAGGCTAAGTAGGAGAAAGCGGGGGGATTTGCGATTTTCAAGGGGTTTTTCGGTTATTCTTTTCAAGATTTCTGTCATTTCCTTCTAAATGAAGAGCTTCATCCATCTCTAGCAACGGTAAGTTcttttcctcttcctcttccatttttttctttttttttacttcaCAAAAGCTCTGAAATGGAAGAACTCCCTTAAACCTTCATCTTCAAGGAAACTTGTCCATTCTTGTTCTAGTGAAAACGAGAATATGGCTCCTCAAAAATAGAGTAAAGGAGGGCCCTATAAGGGGAAGAAGGTACCCAGTGAAAAGAAACAAAACCCTAAAGCCTAGGACCAAGGCTCGAGTCTAACAGCTACCTAATTGGCCAATCTATCGGTGGAGTATCCGTTCCTTGAGGCTTTGGCGCCACATCTTCTTGGCCTCGGACAACGTATCAATGATGGCTCTGTAAGGATGATTAGGATTTTGTTGGCATTTACACTCGAAATTTGTCATATGGGATGATCTTCCCTCTTGCCGGACCTATTGTGGCAGTGCTAGAAGAGTTTCATCTAAGCCCTAATCAATTATCATCAAATTTCGGGCTGGAGGTGCTAGCCCTTCATAAATTCTGTTCGAATCTGGGTCTTATTTTAAATAGGGATGTTTGTTGTCAATTTTGGAGGCTCGTTTTCTGGAAGAATGAAGATTTCTACTAATGTTGGAAGACTTTGAGGTCCTCGACACCTTAGAAACGACCTTAGATGAACTTGCGGATGGAGCTAATGCTCATAATATGAGGGGCAAAGAAGCGTGTGTGGCTTGGAAAAAGAAGAATTCCACAACTCGTCTCATCTTACTCAGTGAAATGCATAACCTCACTTAGGAGTTTCAAACTgatgattcttttttttttgtagaaacaggaaaggaaaacaaacaaacaaagaaaactaacccgggatcagcctaggaaggCCCAATcttatcctctaaaagaagagacgaAAGAAAGatgggaggatcagaaagggtagaaacacctaacatcccctcatgcccagctgccgccaagcgatccgcgaCCCGGTTATGTTCCCTgtaaatgtggctgaactttaagaactcaaaggaaggGCGAAGCCttaaaatagctttgataaggtttcggctattaagacaaatagcctgattatcagaaatcaaattgatggcctccatgttatcagactccacagataacctcttaacacccaggctaatggcaagcttgatacccgagagaataccccaaagttccactgaaaaggaagaacccaaccccaggttctgggtaaacccagacagccaggcgccacccgcATCTCGAAGAACTCCTCTAGTAGCAATCTTGCCATTGCTAAGATAGGAgtcatccgtattcaactttaCCACCCCCTCTCTCGACCTGCTCCATCCAACAAGGTGGACCTCTCTTTTCTGGGTAGACCTGGTAAGGggatcccctttgaagctctcagTAATAATAGAGAGTTTTTTTTAGAAGAAACTAGGtaagtcaggaataaagacagatTTATCagcaaaaatctcctcgttcctccacttccaaatttggtgacagatgatagcaaagaaaatgtcaccatgctccatgttagccagtaatttcccactaacaccatcagagaaccagtcatacTCAGAgtgggccatgaaggaagaaagaatgtggtgtgggagaattttcttccacacctctttactcttagagcaatccctcagagcatggcacaaagtttcatcatggcctctgcatctactgcaagctcctgaatccgccaagtgccgtctgtgcctatccgaattagtaagcaacctatccttgactcccagccacaggaaactcctaatacggtaagggactttaagggcccaaatggatttccaagtatCCGAGAGAGGATCGGCcctgttaggggtaaaagcttcaaatGCTGACTTGCAAGAATAAGCACCATTGTTAGTCAGGGCCCAGTAATGCCTATCCTTGTCTTCCTCAtgattactaatcttaactaccctaattctaaggagagtctccaggctaaagaaagtatcaaactttgaccagatccagtccccctcagagtccaccacatcggcaattcTCCAGTTACGGACATtactaggcggggggggggAGCTACACACCTCTAATAACGGTTTGTCTCCAATCCAGGTATCAtaccagaaactgatggacttACCTACGAACTTCTTTGAAGGACGGGTTCGAAGGTTCATCTTTGATAAATCTCTAGTCTTTAATGATTAAGTTCGATACTTACAAGAAGAAAGTTGGTCGCACTATGAGAAAGCATCTAAGGGAGTTATCCAACATGATTAGTGAGCTTAATATAGGAGGTCATAAGTTGACCGATGAGCAGAAAGTCCAGGTTGTTATCCACTCATTGCCTAATAGTTGGGAGCATATGAAGGTGCACCTAACTCACTCTACATCCGTCAAGAATTTTGAGGATACGAATCATCATCTTGAGTTTGAGGAAGACCAATTAGCATCTTTTAGGATCAATTCTAAACTATGGTGGTTCACACTCAATTGGACATAAATCCAACGATCAAGATAAGAAATGCAAGTGTTTTTATAAAAAGGGAAAACAACAGGCCAAGGAGCCCAATAAACCATAGAAGAATAAGAACAAAAGGTCGGAGAACAAGAAAACGTATAACATCTTACATGTGAAATGTTTCAGTTACTAGTAGAAAAGGCATGATGCAAATGACTGCATTGTCCTAAGGTACATTCCATTAACTCGCGCGTGAGTCAAATTTGTGTATCTACTACGTACTATTCTTCTAATCCAATTTAATCCTCTATGGATTTCTATTCAGGTTCCATGAACCATGTGACAAAGGATCAAGATGCCTTCATCGAATTCCAATCGGATCCAGGTGGCTATATGTGGGAGACAACTCTGAGGTTGAAGTTCGAGGGATCAAAACCTATAGATTGAATCTACGAGATGATTGAGTTTTCCTC
The sequence above is drawn from the Euphorbia lathyris chromosome 6, ddEupLath1.1, whole genome shotgun sequence genome and encodes:
- the LOC136233962 gene encoding uncharacterized protein → MDVVNFRRDDLGNNEGSYKKNYEIVLSNPVVLNSEENRGESRNDGKRIRYPMDEETTGNLSDSEVINSGEIGGVREKNKDIGIKIDELSDQETCARENGESLSRVEQNSVDKGVFETKILVNDSEENHQSNHEGTLRLDKPMMKNVCEKKKQTCVIDVRCGNGGVKDCDGERVCRICQLNSEGLAETKATNSSMELIQLGCGCKDELGISHAYCAEAWFKLKGNRICEICGEMARNITVTTGMGDNRFMDEWNERRYVGSSISIPPDGSNGCWRGQPLCNFLMACLVVAFVLPWFFRGNMF